The sequence TCGACACGTCCTTGTGGTGGAGCGCGACCGCGACCGACTCGAACTCGTCGTCCCGCCTGTCGGCAACGTAACCAGCGAGGTCCGTGACCGTGGCCACGTCGTCCGACGAGCGCAGGAAGTACTGCACGACGAGGCGTCGCCGCGGGTCGGCCAGCGCACCGAAGAGGTCGTCCAGTCGTGACGCCCCGACCGGTGTCTCCGCCCGTCGTTCCCCGTCGTTCGTCTCGCCGTTTACTGTATGGGTGGAACCTTCCCCTTTCACACTCGGATAGACGAAAACGCGGAGGTTGTACTTTCGCCCTCGAAACGAAGGCTAGGGAAACTGATTCGTCGCACGTCGCTCACGTCCTCGCCCCACCGACGACGCTCCACCGCTCTGCGCTCGACCGCGAGCGAACGCGCGGTTTCCCTCGACGGAAATCCCGCCGCGGGCGTCGGGGTCAGCGCGTCAGGCGCACCGCGACCTCCTCGCCGACCGCGAAGTCGGTCTCCGGGCAGACGAGTTTCGCGCCGAGCGCCTCGCGCGCGAAGCAAAACGAGAGGCCCGTGACGGGCGTCCCGTTGGCCACCACGGTCACGTCGTCCCACGTGACGGTCCGCGAGTCGGTCGCTCCGACTCGTTGCCCGGCGAGCGAGACCGACGCGACCGATTCGTTCGCGCCGCTCTCGGCCCGCCCGCCTCCGATTTCGGAGACGCCGCCGTCCCCCGAGGAGTCGGCGGCGACGACGCCGCCGCCCTCGTAGTGGGGGAGGCCGCCGTCTAAAATTCCACCACCGTCGCCGTTCTCGCCGTCCGGCGCGATACCGGCGAACAGTTCGCCCGGCGCGGGGTGGTCGGGTGCGTCGAGAATCGCGTAGGTGTCGCCCGCCGCCACGACCGTCCCGCGGCCGTCCCACGGGACTGCCGCGAGTTCGACCTCGGGGGCCAGTTCGACGGGGAGCGACCCCGAGGCCCGGAAGGGGTCGGCGTCGTGGTCTCGGAATCCGAGATGGACGTGGTTGTCCACCCACGGTGCGAAAAAGCCCGAGCGAATCATCTCGCCCAGCGACTCTCCTCGGGCTATCTCGTCGCCGGGTTCGACCGCCGGTTCGACGTGGAGCATCCGCGCGAGGTACTCGCCCGTGTCCACGACGACGAGGTGGTCGTCCGGTCCCGCGTACTCCTTGGGCGGGGCCGAGACCGTTCGGGTGGCGACGACTTCGCCCGAGACGGGACTCGGCGCGGCGGTCTCGCGTTCGTCGTTGGCTTCCCTGCGCTCGCTCCCCTCGCGCCAGTCGCCCTCGTGGGGGTAGAGGTCGATGGCACACCCCTCGTCGTGGGCGGCGTACGGCGAGTTGTACAGCGAGAATCGCGGGAAATCGTCCAGTAGTTCCGGGCCGACCGTGACCATCGGTCGCCTCTCGGAGACGCGAGGGTTTAGGTACTCCGGATGTGAAAGTGCGGACATGCGCGTACTCCGCGGCCGGGCGGCGAGTCGGGACGCCGACCGCGAAGTCGTCGCGGCGATGCTCGAACGGGCGGCCGAGACCGCCGAGGAGTCCGTCCGGGTGTGGCGGCCCCACCGCCAACTCGCGTTCGGGCGGCGCGACTCGCGGGCCGACGACTACGAGGTGGCGACGAAGGTGGCCGACGCCTGCGAGTTCCCGCCGGTCGAGCGGTCGGTCGGCGGGCGAGCGGTCGCCTACACGGGCAACACCGTCGCGTTCGCCAAGGTCGTCCCCTTGGCCGACATGCGAATCGGGATGGACGACCGCTACGACGAGACCACCCGCGCGGTCCAGCGCGCCCTCTGGCGACTCGGCGCTCCGGCCTCGCGGGGCGAACCCGAGGGGAGTTTCTGTCCGGGCGACTACTCGCTCCAGCAGGACGGCAAATTGGTCGGAGTCGCCCAGCGCGTCCGGAAGAACGCCGCGCTCGTCTCGGGGGTCGTCGTCGTCTGCGACCACGACGAGATAGCCGAAGTCCTCGACCCCGTGTACGCCGCCCTCGACGTGCCCTTCGACCCGGAATCGGTCGGAAGCGTCGCCAAGGCGGGCGGGACCGACGACCCCGAGCGCGTCGCTCGGACCGTCGAGAATCTGCTCGTGGGCGGCGCGACGACGCAAGTCGAACAGGTCGGTGACTCCTCGGACGCCGCGGCCGACTGAGCCGGTTCCGCTCGGTCGTGCGAAGAGTATATGGGGGTTCTTGGTTAGTTTCGAACACGAATGTCCCCGTCGCTCGTCCCGACCTCCTCGTCGGCGTGGCGACTCGCGCTCGTCGGCGCAGTCGCTTCTCTCCCCGTCACGGCACTTCTGAACCGACTCCCGGATTCCGGCGCGACCCTCGGCGGTGGCATCATGGTCGTCGGCGCGTTCGTCGCGGGCGTCGCGGCCGCGATACGCTCGGCGGACTCCGACGTTGCGATAGACTCGGGCGACGCCGGACTCCGTGCCGGTCTCCTCGGTGGCGTCGCCGGAATACTCGCGCCCACGCTGACGGCGGACGGTCCGTCCATCGAGGCGCTGGTAGCGTGGCCCTCGCCGCTCAGACTGGTCGGGTTCGTCGTGGTCGCACTCGCTCTCGCCTCGATGTTCGGCTTGGCGTTCGGTCGAATCGGCGGCTGGGTGGCGACTACCGTCACGACTCGGTGGTCCCCGTCTCCGTCGTAACCGCGAGTTCGGGCGAACTCTCGTCCGGTCGCGTGACGGACCGAGCCGATACCGGTCGCTGATCTCTGCGACGCCACGAGTCCGAATCGCGAATCGGGACGCTTAGGACGGGGACCCCCCAATCCACCGACCAGCATGCTCACCATCCGGAACGCCACGCTCGCCGACGGCCGCGAGGTAGACGTGCGCATCGACCCCGACGCGGGCCGCATCGCGGGCGTCGGCTCGACGCTGACTCACTCGGGCGACTCCATCGACGCCAGCGGGAAGCTCCTCTTGCCGGGGATGATAGACGCTCACGTTCACTTCCGCGAACCCGGCTTCTCCCACAAGGAGACGTGGGAGACCGGCAGTCGCTCGGCCGCGGCGGGCGGCGTGACGACCGTCGTGGACCAGCCAAACACCGACCCGCCGACCGTGGACGGCGAGTCGTTCGACCGGAAGGCCGCCCTCGCGGACTCCTCGTACGTCGATTACGGCATCAACGGCGGCGTCACCGGCGAGTGGAACCCCGAGGAGCTGTTCGACCGGCCGACGCTGGCGCTCGGCGAGGTGTTCCTCGCGGACTCGACCGGCGACATGGGCATCGACGAGGAGTTGTTCCGCGAGGCGGTCGCGGCGGCGACCGACGAGTACCGCGTCGTCACCGTCCACGCCGAGGACGCCGACCTGTTCGACGACGACGCGAAAGACCGACCGGACGACGACTACGATGCGTGGAGCGCCTACCGGACCGCCGAAGCGGAGGCCGCCGCGGTCGAGCGCGCTTGCGAAATCGGGGATGAACTGGATGCGCTGGTCCACATCGCGCACACCAGTACGCCGGAAGGTGTGGACACGGCGAGCGAGTGGGGCGCGACCTGCGAGGTGACGCCCCACCACTTGCTCCTCTCGCGCGAGGACTACGACGAGTTGGGCACCTTCGGGCGGATGAACCCGCCGCTCCGGAGCGAACAGCGCCGCGAGGCCGTCTTCGAGCGCGTCGCGGACGGGACCGTAGACATCGTGGCGACCGACCACGCGCCCCACACCCGCGACGAGAAGGACGCGAGCGTCTGGGATGCCCCCAGCGGCGTGCCCGGCGTCGAGACCGCCCTCCCGCTTCTGCTCGAAGAAGCTCGGAAGGAGAACCTGAGCTACGAGCGCGTTCGGGACTTGACCGCCGCGAACCCCGCCGACGTGTTCGGTCTCACGCGAAAGGGCAAGGTCGAGCAGGGCTTGATGGCCGACCTCGTGTTGGTAGACCCCGACGCGAGCCGCGAGATTCGCGGCGAAGACCTCCACTCGAAGTGCGACTGGACGCCCTTCGAGGGCATGCGGGGCGTGTTCCCCGAGTTGACGATGGTCCGCGGAAACGTGGTGTACCGAAGCGAATCCGCCGAGTTCGAGGGCGTGGACGCCGACGGCGAGTTCGGCGAACCGGTCGGCGAGAACGTCCGCGGATAGGGACCGAGACGGTCTCCGGACGAGAACCGGACAAACCGCAAGTCGGCGGCTGGCGAGGAGACCGTATGAGTGATACTCTAGAAATTTAGCGCGTATTCCGAGAACGTTCGTCTGCTTTTTCCGGAAAGAGATGAAAGAGTTGCCCAAAAGAGCGCAGTTATGTGTATATATCGCATAGGATGTATCGTCGGCGCGCTCCCGCCGACTGATGCACTGTCAACCGACTAGAAGGGTACTCGTCCGCCGACGTACTCGACGCAGGCGCCTACTCGGACGCCTCCGTCATCCACTTTTGCCGTGCGATGTCGATAATCGAGCGGGACTCCTCGGGGTACGGACTGCCCTATCGACTTCCGTAGCCACGCCCGAGGAGAACCGGAGTTTCGACCGACGGGGCCTCCTCGGCGGGAAAATACCGTTCGAGACGCGAGCGTCCCCGGACTCCTCGCGCGGTTCAGTCGGCGATACCGTCGCGGAGGACCGGGGCGAAGGCGTAGCCGACCGCGACGAGTGCCAGCACGACCGCGAACAGCCGACCGGGGTCTTGGTTGGCCTGCCAGACGACGAACGCGAGTCCGAGACCGACGGCGAGAGCGAGGCGCGTAGTCCGATTCATGCCCGGACGTACGAAGTCCACGACTTAAAACCGGCTTACTTCGGCGGTGCTACGCGAGGCCCCCGACGACCAGCGTCGCCGCCATCGCGCCGACCATCCCGCCGAGACCGACGCTGCCGAGGAGCGCCATCGCCTGCCGGGAGTCCGCTTCCGACCAGTCGGAGCGGCCGCCGATGTGTCGCTGGAAGTTCTCGATGCCCTTGCCCGCGAACACCGACCCCGACCAGCCCAGAATCGAGAAGCCGAAGACGAGCGCGCCGACCGCGAACACCTTCTCGCTGGCGAACACCAGCGTCTCGCCCGAGAGGACGAGCAGCGGCACGGCGAGAGCCGCCAGAACCCCGCCGAGCAAGAGCGCGCGCCCGAGTCGCGCCGCGCGTTCCCGGACGGTGGGGTCGGTCGAATCGCCCGAGACCATCGCTAATCGACGGTCTCGCGCATCCGCGGGTCGAGCGCGTCGCGCATCCCGTCACCCAGCAGATTGAACCCGAGGACGGTGATGGCGAGGAACAGACCGGGGAAGAAGGACCACCACCAGTCGCCGGTCAGCAGGCCCTGATTCACGCCGTTCGACAGCATCAGTCCCCACGATGGCGTCCCCGCCTCGGCACCGAACCCGAGGAAGGATAGCGCGGCGATGTCGATGATGGCCAGTCCGAAGTTGAGCGTGGACTGGACCGTGATGGGCGCGAGGCAGTTGGGCAGGATGTGGCGGACGATGACGCGGGGGTCTTTCGCCCCCAGCGCCTCCGTCGCCTCGATGTACTCGTCTTCCAGCACCTTCAGCGCGGCCCCGCGGACGACGCGAGCGAACCGCGGCGTGTAGACGAGCGTCAGCGCGATGACGACCTTCCAGAGGCCCGTGCCGAAGATGGCGACCAGCGCGAGCGCGAGCAGGAGGCTCGGGAACGCCAACAGCACGTCCATGGTCCGCATGATGACGTTGTCGGTCACGTCGTCGTAGTAGGCCGCCATGATGCCGAGTCCGACGCCCAGCACCGTCGAGGCACCGACCGTGATGGTGCCGTACTTCATCGCGAGCCACGCGCCGTACAGCACGCGCTCGAAGATGTCCCGCGACTGGATGTCCGTGCCGAAGGGGTACGCGAACGCGCCGTACTCGCCGACGATGGCGGTCTTCTTCGAGAGCCAACTCGGCGGCGCGAGGTTGGGGTTGGTCCCGATTTGGCTCTGGGTGACCGACGTGAGGTCGATGAACAGGCGCGCGTACAGCGCGATGGCCACCATCGCGAAGATGATGGTCAGACCCGCGACGGCGAGGCGGTTCGACAGCAGTTCGGAGAGGAACGGGGACGCGCGGAGTCGCTCCACGACGCCGCGTTGGCCCACGTCCTCGCGTTGTGTTTCTGTACTCATCGTTATTGGTCGATTCGCGGGTCGAGATACGAGTAGGTCACGTCCACGAGGAGATTGACCAGCGTGAACAGGAACGCGAAGGTGAGGACGGTGCCCTGCACGACCGGGTAGTCACCGACCTGAATCGCGCTCACCAGCAGGGTGCCGATGCCGGGAATGCCGAAGACGGTCTCGGTCAGGACCGCGCCGCCCAGTAGCGTGCCGAACTGGATGCCGATGACCGTCACGACCGGGATGAGCGCGTTCTGGAATCCGTGTTTCATGACCGTAATCCTCGAGCCTTGGCCCTTCGCGCGGGCGGTCCGCATGTAGTCCTGCCGGATGACCTCCAGCATCGACGACCGCATCATCCGGGAGACCAGCGCCATCGAGTAGATGCCGATGACGACCGACGGCAGGAACAGGTGCATCGCCGCAGACTGGAACGCCGCGAAGTTCCCCTGTACGAGCGTGTCGAAGGTGATGATGCCCGTGATGGGCGTGATGCTGAACTCCGAGGCGATGCGGCCGCTCGCGGGGAACCAGCCGAGAATCTGGGCGAACAGCAGGATGAGGAGCGGACCGCTCCAGTAAATCGGGACGCTGATGCCGGTCAGCGCGCCGATGCGGGTCACGTGGTCGCTCAGCGCGTCCTGCTTGACCGCCCCGAGGAGACCGATGGGGATGCCGAAGAGGATGCCGAGGAACTGTCCGAACAGCGCCATCTCAAGCGTGACCGGCAGTTTGAATCGAAGCACCTGCTTGACCGGCGTCCCCTTCTGAATCTGGTAGGAGTTACCGAAGTCGAACTGTGCCGCTTCGAGCAGGAACCTGCCGTACTGTACCCAGATGGGGTCGTTCAGCCCGAGTTCCGTCCGGACCTGCTGGACGAACTGCTCGGACGCCCGCTGGCCCGCGATGACGCGGGCGGGGTCGCCCGGTGCCAGATGCAGGATGGCGAACACGAACGTCGCCACCCCGAACAGCACCGGGACCAACAGCAGGAGGCGTTTGACAACGAACCGCTTGGAAATCATTCACTCGCAAGATTGACCGCGAGGGTCAAAAAAGACTCGCTACGGCGGTGCCCTCACCCGGCGTCGGAAAGTCGCCGAGGACGACGGCCCGCCCGACTGCTGTCGATGGCGTTACGCGCGGCCTACTCGCTTAGCGAGACCTGATTGAGGAACGGGCCGCCGATGGGCGCGATTTCGAAGCCGCTGACGCGCGAGGAGACCCCGCGCATCGTCTTGGTGTGGTCCAGCGCCACCCACGGCTGCTCTTCGTGGAATATCTCGCCCGCTTTCTGGTACTTGGGCTTGCGCTTGCCCGTCTCGTAGGAGGTCTGGGCCTCCTCGGTGAGCTTCATGAACTCGGTGTTGGCCCACGCCGCGGCGTTGAGCGTGCTGAAGTCGTCGTGCTTGCTCGGGTCCGCCCAGTCCTGTCCCTCGGGCACGGCGTCGGTCGAGATGCCGGGGTGCAGCAGCGCGTAGTAGAAGTTGTCCGGGTCGCCGTTGTCGGTCATCCACCCGAGGAAACACGCGTCGTGCTTGTAGTTCTCGGTGTAGGTGAGGTAGGACTTCCACGGCATCGTGTTGAGTTCGACCGAGACGCCGACTTCACCGAGGTTCGACTTGATGAGTTGGGCGGCCTGCCGCGGCGAGGGGAGGTAGGGCCGCGGGTTCTTCATGATGGATAGCTCGAAGCTCATCCCGTCGTATCCGGCCTCTTTCAGCATCTTCTGGGCCTTGTCGGGGTCGTAGGGGTACGGGTCGAGGTCCGGGTTGTACCCCATCACGCTCTCGGGGATGGGCTGGCTGGCTTGCGAGGCGATACCTTTGAAGATGGTGTTGACCATCGACTCCGTGTCGATGGCGTAGCTGACGGCCTGCCGAACCTTCTTGTTCCGGAAGGCTTCGACGCGCGCCATGTTGAACGCCATGTAGCCGACGTTGATGCCGGGTATCGAGACGAGTTCGGCCTTGTTCGACCCCTCGATAATCTTCGAGGACTGGGCACCCAGTCCGTCCACGATGTCCGCGCCGCCCGAGACGAGCGTCTGGGCGCGCGTCGAGTTCTTGCCGACCGTAGTGAACACGAGTTCGCCGACCTGCGCCTTCTGTTCGCCCCAGTAATCGTCGTTTTTCGTCAGGCGGATGCGCTCGTTGCCCTTGTCCCAGTTGTCGAACTGGAACGGTCCGGTCCCGACCGGATTGCTCTTGAGTTCCTTGCCGTACTCCTTGATGGCCTCTAGGGAGTGGACCTTCGAGCAGAACATCGCGAGGTTCGGCAGGATGGGCGCGTACTGCTGGTTGAGGGTGATCGTAACCGAGTACTCCCCGTCGCTCTCGACGGAGTCGATCCAGCTACCGAGCGAGTACGGGCCGTAGGACGACGCGTAGGAACCGCCGGGGTAGTACTCGTAGTCCTCGTCCACGAACCGGCGATACGTCGCCACGAAGTCCTCGGCGGTGAACTCCTCGCCGTTGTGGAACATCACGCCCTCCCGGAGGGTCATGCTGATGGTCTTGCCGTCGACGTTCCACTCGGTCGCGAGTCCGGCCTTCAGCGAAGTCTCGCCGGGTTCGAACTCGATGAGGCTGTCGTAAATCTGGTTGGTGACCTTCGCGACCTCGCCGCTGGTCGTGTTCTGGAAGTCGAGGGTCGCCGAGTCGGACCCGCGGGCGTAGGTCAGCGTCCCGCCGGAACTCCCCGCGTCCTCCTCGGTGGTCGTCTCGTCGGTCTCCTCGCCGCCGGACGTGGTGTCGGTCTCGTCGGTCTCGTCGGTGGTCGTGGCCTCGCCGTCGCCGCCGCCACCGGTACACCCGGCGAGCGTCGCCGCCGCCGTCGCACCGCCTGCCGCCTTCAAGAAACTACGCCGCTTCAAACTATCATCTGTCGCCATAGGGCACCATGCTCACACCGTCCACATAAGTATGCCGAACCAGAGGGATGAGAAAAATAGGACAATTACTCGCTATTGAGTTGTATTTTTGCGAAACGTCGAAAGATGGAAGAATGTCGATGTCAGTTCGAGAGGCTGACCTGCTTGAGGAACGGCCCGCCGATGGGCGCGACGACGAAGTTCTCGACGTTCGGCCCGATTCCCCGAAGCTCCTTGGCGTGGTCCATGAACACCCACGGGACCTCCTCGTGGGCGATTTCGGCGGCCTGTCTGTACAGGTCCGCGCGCTCCTGTCGGTTGTACGTCCGCTGGGCCTGCTCGGTCACGTCCATGAAATCGGTGTTGGCCCACGCCGCCACGTCAAGCGTGTTGAGGCCTTCCGTATCCCAACTCACCCAGTCTTGGCCCTGTGGCACTTGGTCCTGCGAGATGCCGGGATGGAGCAACGCGTAGTAGAAGTTGTCGGGGTCGGCGTTGTCGGTCATCCACCCGAGGAAACACGCGTCGTGCTTCCCGGAACTGGTGTAGTTCAGGAAGGGGTTGAACGGCTGTTGGTTGATGTTGACCGTGACGCCGACCTGCTCCAGATTCGACTTGACCGTCTGGGCCGCCTGAATCGGCGACGGGTTGTACGCCCGCGGGTTCTGGAACGTCGCCAACTCGAAGGTGAACCCGTCACCGTACCCCGCGTCGTTCAGCAGTTGTTGGGCCTGCTGGGGGTCGTGTGGGTACGGGTCTAGCTCCTCGTTGTAGCCGAAGACATTCGACGGAATCGGTTGGCTCGCCTGCACCGCGATGCCGCGGAAGATGGTGTTGACGATGGCTTCGGTGTTGATGGCGTAGCTGATGGCCTTCCGGACGCGCTTGTCGCGGAACGCTTCGACGCGCGCCATGTTGAACGCCAGATAGCCGATGTTGATGCCCTGCTTCTCCAGCAACTCGGCGTTCTGAGACTGGTCCACGATTTGGGCGGCCTGCGCGCCCAACCCGTCGATGATGTTCGCGCCGCCAGAGACGAGCGTCTGGGCGCGGGTCGTGTTCGACCCGATGGCCGTGAACACGACCTCGTTCACGCTCGGCACCTGCCCCCAGTAGTTCTGATTCGCCGAGAGGCGGATGCGCTGGTTGCCGGTGTCCCAGTTCTCGAAGACGAACGGGCCGGTTCCCATCGGATTCGTGCTGAGGTCCGTGCCCCGCTCCTGAATCGCCCGCTCGGACAGGACGCTGGACGCGAACATCGCGAGGTTCCGGAGGAACGGCGCGTACCGCTGTTCCAACTGGATGGTCATCTCGTAGTCGCCGTTCTTCTCGACGCCGCTGACCCAGTTGCCCAGCGTGAACGGGCCGTACGACGAGACGTACTCGTCGCCCGGATAGTACTCGTAGTTCGAGTCGGTGAACCGGCGATACGTCGCGATGAAGTCGTCTACGGTACACTCGTCGCCGTTGTGGAAGGTCGCGCCCTCCCGCATCGTGACCGTGGCCTGCTGGCCGTCGAGCGACCACTCGGTCGCCAATCCTTCGATGAGCGAGGACTGTCCCGGCTCGAACTCGATGAGTCGGTCGTATATCTGGTTGGTGACCTTCACGTCCTCGCCGCTGGTCGTGTTCTGCGGGTCGAGCGTCCCGGAGTCGTTCCCGCGCGCGTACGTGAGCGTCCCGCCGCCCTGTTGTCCGTCCCCTTGCTGTACGTCCTCCGCGCTCCCGGTATCGACGTAGCCCGCCACCGAGGCCGACGCCGCCGCCCCACCGGCCGCCTTGAGCAAGCTCCGCCGCGAAACGGATGTGTCGTTTGAAGTCATCCAACGATACCAATCAATGATTCGGGATATAAGAATACGGGACCACATTGAACCACAGTCGGATTAGTTCAAAACTCCTACCGGTGTGCAACCAGTTCCGTCCGCTGTCACGAACGGGCGGTAGCGGACGACTGCGACGCTCTCGCCCGAGGAGACCGCGACGCTCTCCGGCGAGGCTCCCTCGCGGTTCCCCGCCCGAGGAGCGCGACGGACCGTCGCCGGAGCGGAAAAAGAAGAGGCTACTGCGGTTGGTCGTAGAGGTGGCAGGCCGACGGGTGGGCCTCGTCCTGTAGCACCGGGTCCTCGCGCTCACAGACGCTCTCGAAGTGGTCGGCCAGTAGCGACTCGGCGGATTCCCAGTCGCCCGACGCGAGGTGGTCGAACGACTCGGCGACGAGTTCGCGGGGCCGACCGTCGGGTTCCGCGTCGAACAGGCGGTCCCAGAGGACCGTCTTGAACGCGGCGGGCGAGGCGTCCGGTCGCCCGCCGTCGGCCGCGGTCGCCGTCTCGGTCCGGGCGGCGTCGCCGTCCGCGGCCTCGTCCCACACCGCGTCGAGGTCGATGGCGCGCTCCTCGACGCGTTCGCGGTAGTTCATGATTTGGCGGTAGGCGTCCTGTTCCACGTCGAGGTCGTCCGGCGGGATAATCTGGGGACACCGCGTCCGGAAGTGACACCCCGACGGCGGGTCGATGGGCGAGGGCACGTCGCCTTCGAGGATGACCCTATCCGCGGTGTCGGTACGCGGGTCGGGTTCCGGAATCGCCGAGAGGAGCGCCTGCGTGTAGGGGTGTTTCGGGTCGGCGAACAGTTCGTCGGTGTCGGCGACCTCCACGATTTCGCCCAGATACATCACCGCGATGCGGTCGCAGATGTGGCGGACCACGCTCAGGTCGTGGGCGATGAACAGGTAGGTCAGTCCGAACTCGTCTTGGAGGTCTTCGAGCAGGTTCAGAATCTGGGCCTGCACGGACACGTCGAGCGCCGACACTGGTTCGTCGGCGACGATGAAGTCCGGGTCCACGGCGAGGGCGCGAGCGATGCCCACGCGCTGGCGCTGGCCGCCCGAAATCTCGTGGGGGTAGCGGTCGTACTGGCCCTCTTCGAGACCGACCGCCTCCATCAGTTCCGCGACGCGGTTCCGGCGCTGTTGTTTCTTGGACGTGTCCCCCTCGGGAGCCTCCTCGGGAAGGCCGTGAATTTTGAGGGGTTCGGCGATGATCTGACCCACCGTCATCCGCGGGTCGAGGCTGGACAGCGGGTCTTGGAAGATCATCTGCATGTCCTTGCGCTTGTCGCGCAACTCCTCGCGGTCGAGGTCCGAGAGGTCGGTGCCTTGGAACACGATGCGGCCGTCGGTCGGCTCTTCGAGGTGGAGCAGGGTCCGACCCGCGGTGGACTTGCCACACCCCGACTCGCCGACGAGTCCGACCGTCTCACCCTCGTAGATGTCGAAGTTCACGCCGTCGACGGCTTTGACGCTCTCCACCTCGTCGGCGAGCCACTCGTCCAGCAGGCCGTCGGCCCGCGAGAAGTGCTTTTTCATCCCCTCGACTTCGAGGAGTTGCTCGCCCACCTCGTGGTCGCGGGTCGTCATCGTCTCGAACTCCTCGCCGTACTGGCTCTCGTCGAAGTCTTCGAGGACGCACTTCGCGCGGTGGTCCACGTTCTCCGGCCCGTGCTGGAGGTTCGGAATCTCGCCCTCGGTACACTCCGGTTGGGCCCACGGACACCGCGGCGCGAAGTGACAGCCTTGGGGCATGTCGATGAGGTCCGGGACGTTGCCCTCGATTGGCGTCAGGCGCTCCTTGTCCTCCTGCGGGATAGATTCGAGCAGGGCGTAGGTGTAGGGGTGGCTCGGGTTGTGGAATATCTCGTCCACGGGACCGACCTCCACGATGTCCCCGGCGTACATCACGGCCACGCGGTCGCAGGTCTCGGCGACGACGCCGAGGTCGTGGGTGATGAAGAACACGGACATGCCGAGCTCGTCCTGCAAGTCGTTGATGAGGTCGAGAATCTGGGCCTGAATCGTCACGTCGAGCGCGGTGGTCGGCTCGTCGGCCACCAGCAGTTTCGGCTGGCAGGCCAGCGCGATGGCGATGAGAACCCGCTGGCGCATCCCGCCCGAAAACTCGTGGGGGTACTCCTCGACGCGCTCGGTGGGTTCGGGGATGCCGACCTCTTCGAGCATGTCGATAGTGTCTTCGAGTATCTCCTCGTCAATCTCTTTCCCGCCGAGACTCGGCGCTATCTCCCGGACCGCGTTCCACCACGAGTCCTTCCGACGGCCACCGTACTGGTGGAGTCGCAGGCTCTCGGCGACCTGTTCGCCCACGGTCAGCGCGGGGTTGAGCGAGGTCATCGGGTCTTGGAAGATCATGCTCACCTCGCCGCCCCGAATCTCGCGCATCGGGTCCTCGGGCGTCGAGAGGAGGTCTATGTACCCCTCGTCGGGGAACACGAAGTCCCCGACTCCCGAGGGGTATCGCTCGGCGAAGTCGGCGGCTAGCTCCTCGTGGTGGAAGGCGGCCTCGCCGTCCGCGATTTCGCCGGGGTTGTCCACCAACTGCATCAGCGAGAGCGCGCTGACGCTCTTGCCCGACCCGGACTCGCCGACGAGACCGACGGTCTCACCCTCCCGAATCGTGAGGTCGAAGTCGTCTACCGCCTCGACCACACCGCGTTCGGTGTTGAACTGCGTCCGCAGATTCGAGATTGACAGTAAGTCACTCACAATTACGCGAACGTGGTGCGTCCGCGGGCAAATACCTTTCCACTTTTCTACCGGACTCGGCCGACGAAACGCGGCCGAATCGCCGTAGGGGCCTCGGAAATAACGGCTCGCTCCGATTCGCAAAAATGGCCACGGAAGCCAGCCTGATGCTTCCTTCCGGCGCGCGCGAACTTCGTTACGTCTTCATCCATATAGACTTACGTCTTCATCCATACAGACCGGCGCGTGCGGGCGCGGCGCGTTCACGCGCCGCGCCATCTCGCGCGAGGGATGAGTAGCGCAGGCCTTTGGTCGAGCAACGCAATCGGTTGGGGAGGCGTGTGGCCTGCTGTCGCGGTGCGGCGCGGTGGCGTCTGTGGTGCAGTGCTGTGCTGTTGCAGTGCTGTGCGGTCGCGGTGACTCCTGTGTTCAAGCCTGAAGCTAGGTCACTATACTCG is a genomic window of Halorussus salinus containing:
- a CDS encoding ABC transporter substrate-binding protein — protein: MATDDSLKRRSFLKAAGGATAAATLAGCTGGGGDGEATTTDETDETDTTSGGEETDETTTEEDAGSSGGTLTYARGSDSATLDFQNTTSGEVAKVTNQIYDSLIEFEPGETSLKAGLATEWNVDGKTISMTLREGVMFHNGEEFTAEDFVATYRRFVDEDYEYYPGGSYASSYGPYSLGSWIDSVESDGEYSVTITLNQQYAPILPNLAMFCSKVHSLEAIKEYGKELKSNPVGTGPFQFDNWDKGNERIRLTKNDDYWGEQKAQVGELVFTTVGKNSTRAQTLVSGGADIVDGLGAQSSKIIEGSNKAELVSIPGINVGYMAFNMARVEAFRNKKVRQAVSYAIDTESMVNTIFKGIASQASQPIPESVMGYNPDLDPYPYDPDKAQKMLKEAGYDGMSFELSIMKNPRPYLPSPRQAAQLIKSNLGEVGVSVELNTMPWKSYLTYTENYKHDACFLGWMTDNGDPDNFYYALLHPGISTDAVPEGQDWADPSKHDDFSTLNAAAWANTEFMKLTEEAQTSYETGKRKPKYQKAGEIFHEEQPWVALDHTKTMRGVSSRVSGFEIAPIGGPFLNQVSLSE
- a CDS encoding ABC transporter substrate-binding protein; amino-acid sequence: MTSNDTSVSRRSLLKAAGGAAASASVAGYVDTGSAEDVQQGDGQQGGGTLTYARGNDSGTLDPQNTTSGEDVKVTNQIYDRLIEFEPGQSSLIEGLATEWSLDGQQATVTMREGATFHNGDECTVDDFIATYRRFTDSNYEYYPGDEYVSSYGPFTLGNWVSGVEKNGDYEMTIQLEQRYAPFLRNLAMFASSVLSERAIQERGTDLSTNPMGTGPFVFENWDTGNQRIRLSANQNYWGQVPSVNEVVFTAIGSNTTRAQTLVSGGANIIDGLGAQAAQIVDQSQNAELLEKQGINIGYLAFNMARVEAFRDKRVRKAISYAINTEAIVNTIFRGIAVQASQPIPSNVFGYNEELDPYPHDPQQAQQLLNDAGYGDGFTFELATFQNPRAYNPSPIQAAQTVKSNLEQVGVTVNINQQPFNPFLNYTSSGKHDACFLGWMTDNADPDNFYYALLHPGISQDQVPQGQDWVSWDTEGLNTLDVAAWANTDFMDVTEQAQRTYNRQERADLYRQAAEIAHEEVPWVFMDHAKELRGIGPNVENFVVAPIGGPFLKQVSLSN
- a CDS encoding ABC transporter ATP-binding protein, which gives rise to MSDLLSISNLRTQFNTERGVVEAVDDFDLTIREGETVGLVGESGSGKSVSALSLMQLVDNPGEIADGEAAFHHEELAADFAERYPSGVGDFVFPDEGYIDLLSTPEDPMREIRGGEVSMIFQDPMTSLNPALTVGEQVAESLRLHQYGGRRKDSWWNAVREIAPSLGGKEIDEEILEDTIDMLEEVGIPEPTERVEEYPHEFSGGMRQRVLIAIALACQPKLLVADEPTTALDVTIQAQILDLINDLQDELGMSVFFITHDLGVVAETCDRVAVMYAGDIVEVGPVDEIFHNPSHPYTYALLESIPQEDKERLTPIEGNVPDLIDMPQGCHFAPRCPWAQPECTEGEIPNLQHGPENVDHRAKCVLEDFDESQYGEEFETMTTRDHEVGEQLLEVEGMKKHFSRADGLLDEWLADEVESVKAVDGVNFDIYEGETVGLVGESGCGKSTAGRTLLHLEEPTDGRIVFQGTDLSDLDREELRDKRKDMQMIFQDPLSSLDPRMTVGQIIAEPLKIHGLPEEAPEGDTSKKQQRRNRVAELMEAVGLEEGQYDRYPHEISGGQRQRVGIARALAVDPDFIVADEPVSALDVSVQAQILNLLEDLQDEFGLTYLFIAHDLSVVRHICDRIAVMYLGEIVEVADTDELFADPKHPYTQALLSAIPEPDPRTDTADRVILEGDVPSPIDPPSGCHFRTRCPQIIPPDDLDVEQDAYRQIMNYRERVEERAIDLDAVWDEAADGDAARTETATAADGGRPDASPAAFKTVLWDRLFDAEPDGRPRELVAESFDHLASGDWESAESLLADHFESVCEREDPVLQDEAHPSACHLYDQPQ